The following are encoded in a window of Castanea sativa cultivar Marrone di Chiusa Pesio chromosome 5, ASM4071231v1 genomic DNA:
- the LOC142636272 gene encoding cysteine-rich receptor-like protein kinase 10 isoform X1, with translation MAPVSPSLIFSLCLIFILIPQATTQPSFICHTCSPGLGNYTTNSTYAANLNHVFSSFSSNTAIDNGFYSASYGQDPDKVYAIGLCRGDLNQDVCRSCLNDSTLALIQLCPNQKEAIGWYDNCTLRFSNHSIFGSEDDNSSCYRYNQNNVSDVDGYGRAVKSLLDSMISEAASSNLKFATKTSVAPDSSELYGLVQCTPDLTEQQCNNCLEMTSSQLPLYGIGKGGGRFYTPSCNFRFDNYLFFQPRAEATLPPSPIFYPPMPAKARIAIIMALLTIIALILVLSICICLRAAKPIDSCETVDKITSVESLQFEFSTIRAATDNFSDTNKLGKGGFGEVYMGTLPDGQEIAVKRLSRNSRQGDQEFKNEVLLVAKLQHRNLVRLLGFCLEGNERLLIYEFVPNTSLDHYIFDSMKRADLNWERCYKIIGGVARGLLYLHEDSRLRIIHRDLKAANILLDAEMNPKISDFGMARMFALDQSEGSTNRIVGTYGYMAPEYAMFGQFSVKSDIFSFGVLILEIVSGQKITRFRDEENIEYLLTFAWENWREGTTSNLIDPTLRDGPIAEMMRCIHIGLLCVQHNVADRPNMTSVLLMLNSNSVALPAPTQPASFLQSNLPLAKSLQQGINSNVSKYEVSITELYPR, from the exons ATGGCACCGGTTTCTCCTAGTCTAATTTTTTCACTATGTTTGATTTTCATACTCATTCCTCAAGCCACTACTCAGCCAAGCTTCATATGCCACACCTGTTCACCTGGCCTGGGTAACTATACCACTAACAGTACCTACGCAGCGAATCTCAACCATGTTTTTTCATCCTTCTCCTCCAACACTGCAATTGACAATGGGTTTTACAGTGCCTCTTATGGCCAGGACCCTGACAAAGTCTATGCAATTGGACTCTGTAGAGGAGATCTTAATCAAGATGTTTGCCGAAGTTGCCTTAATGACTCCACACTTGCTCTCATACAACTTTGTCCCAATCAAAAGGAGGCAATAGGTTGGTACGACAATTGCACTTTGCGCTTCTCAAACCACTCCATATTTGGCAGCGAGGATGATAATTCTTCTTGCTATAGGTATAACCAAAATAACGTGTCGGATGTAGATGGCTATGGCAGAGCGGTGAAGTCCCTGTTAGACAGTATGATAAGTGAAGCTGCATCTAGTAATCTCAAGTTTGCTACCAAGACCTCAGTCGCCCCGGACTCGAGCGAATTGTATGGGCTTGTGCAGTGCACTCCTGACTTGACCGAGCAACAATGCAATAATTGTTTAGAAATGACTTCTTCACAACTTCCACTGTATGGTATTGGAAAGGGAGGTGGTAGATTTTACACACCAAGCTGCAATTTTAGGTTTGACAACTATCTTTTTTTTCAACCTCGAGCTGAAGCAACCTTGCCACCATCACCAATTTTTTACCCTCCCATGCCGGCAAAAG CTCGAATTGCCATTATCATGGCTCTTCTAACTATTATTGCCCTGATACTTGTCCTCAGCATTTGCATCTGTTTAAGAGCAGCGAAGCCAATTGATAGTTGTGAAA CTGTGGACAAAATAACAAGTGTAGAATCCTTGCAATTCGAGTTCAGCACCATTAGAGCAGCCACTGACAACTTTTCTGATACAAATAAGCTTGGTAAAGGTGGATTTGGGGAAGTTTACATG gGTACACTTCCCGATGGACAAGAAATAGCTGTGAAAAGACTATCAAGGAACTCTAGACAAGGAGATCAAGAATTTAAGAATGAGGTTTTGTTAGTAGCCAAGCTTCAACACCGCAATTTAGTTAGGCTCCTTGGATTTTGCTTGGAAGGAAATGAAAGACTTCTAATCTATGAGTTTGTGCCTAACACAAGCCTTGATCACTACATATTTG ATTCGATGAAGCGTGCAGATTTAAATTGGGAAAGGTGTTATAAAATCATAGGAGGTGTTGCTCGAGGGCTTTTGTACCTACATGAGGATTCTCGACTTCGAATTATTCATCGTGACCTCAAAGCTGCCAACATTTTATTAGATGCAGAAATGAACcctaaaatttcagattttggcaTGGCAAGGATGTTTGCATTGGATCAAAGTGAAGGTAGCACTAATAGAATTGTGGGAACCTA CGGATATATGGCTCCAGAATATGCAATGTTTGGACAATTCTCAGTTAAATCGGATATCTTTAGTTTTGGTGTGTTAATACTGGAAATTGTAAGCGGCCAAAAAATTACTCGTTTCCGTGATGAAGAAAATATTGAATACCTTCTAACATTT GCATGGGAAAATTGGAGGGAGGGGACAACTTCAAATCTCATAGATCCCACATTAAGGGACGGTCCAATAGCTGAAATGATGAGATGTATTCACATCGGGCTGCTTTGTGTTCAACATAATGTTGCTGACAGACCAAACATGACTTCAGTACTTCTCATGCTTAATAGCAATTCTGTTGCTCTCCCTGCACCTACACAACCTGCAAGCTTTCTGCAGAGCAATCTTccattagccaaatccttacAACAGGGTATTAATTCCAATGTATCTAAGTATGAGGTTTCAATTACCGAGTTGTATCCCAGGTAG
- the LOC142636272 gene encoding cysteine-rich receptor-like protein kinase 8 isoform X2 — translation MAPVSPSLIFSLCLIFILIPQATTQPSFICHTCSPGLGNYTTNSTYAANLNHVFSSFSSNTAIDNGFYSASYGQDPDKVYAIGLCRGDLNQDVCRSCLNDSTLALIQLCPNQKEAIGWYDNCTLRFSNHSIFGSEDDNSSCYRYNQNNVSDVDGYGRAVKSLLDSMISEAASSNLKFATKTSVAPDSSELYGLVQCTPDLTEQQCNNCLEMTSSQLPLYGIGKGGGRFYTPSCNFRFDNYLFFQPRAEATLPPSPIFYPPMPAKARIAIIMALLTIIALILVLSICICLRAAKPIDSCETVDKITSVESLQFEFSTIRAATDNFSDTNKLGKGGFGEVYMGTLPDGQEIAVKRLSRNSRQGDQEFKNEVLLVAKLQHRNLVRLLGFCLEGNERLLIYEFVPNTSLDHYIFGGVARGLLYLHEDSRLRIIHRDLKAANILLDAEMNPKISDFGMARMFALDQSEGSTNRIVGTYGYMAPEYAMFGQFSVKSDIFSFGVLILEIVSGQKITRFRDEENIEYLLTFAWENWREGTTSNLIDPTLRDGPIAEMMRCIHIGLLCVQHNVADRPNMTSVLLMLNSNSVALPAPTQPASFLQSNLPLAKSLQQGINSNVSKYEVSITELYPR, via the exons ATGGCACCGGTTTCTCCTAGTCTAATTTTTTCACTATGTTTGATTTTCATACTCATTCCTCAAGCCACTACTCAGCCAAGCTTCATATGCCACACCTGTTCACCTGGCCTGGGTAACTATACCACTAACAGTACCTACGCAGCGAATCTCAACCATGTTTTTTCATCCTTCTCCTCCAACACTGCAATTGACAATGGGTTTTACAGTGCCTCTTATGGCCAGGACCCTGACAAAGTCTATGCAATTGGACTCTGTAGAGGAGATCTTAATCAAGATGTTTGCCGAAGTTGCCTTAATGACTCCACACTTGCTCTCATACAACTTTGTCCCAATCAAAAGGAGGCAATAGGTTGGTACGACAATTGCACTTTGCGCTTCTCAAACCACTCCATATTTGGCAGCGAGGATGATAATTCTTCTTGCTATAGGTATAACCAAAATAACGTGTCGGATGTAGATGGCTATGGCAGAGCGGTGAAGTCCCTGTTAGACAGTATGATAAGTGAAGCTGCATCTAGTAATCTCAAGTTTGCTACCAAGACCTCAGTCGCCCCGGACTCGAGCGAATTGTATGGGCTTGTGCAGTGCACTCCTGACTTGACCGAGCAACAATGCAATAATTGTTTAGAAATGACTTCTTCACAACTTCCACTGTATGGTATTGGAAAGGGAGGTGGTAGATTTTACACACCAAGCTGCAATTTTAGGTTTGACAACTATCTTTTTTTTCAACCTCGAGCTGAAGCAACCTTGCCACCATCACCAATTTTTTACCCTCCCATGCCGGCAAAAG CTCGAATTGCCATTATCATGGCTCTTCTAACTATTATTGCCCTGATACTTGTCCTCAGCATTTGCATCTGTTTAAGAGCAGCGAAGCCAATTGATAGTTGTGAAA CTGTGGACAAAATAACAAGTGTAGAATCCTTGCAATTCGAGTTCAGCACCATTAGAGCAGCCACTGACAACTTTTCTGATACAAATAAGCTTGGTAAAGGTGGATTTGGGGAAGTTTACATG gGTACACTTCCCGATGGACAAGAAATAGCTGTGAAAAGACTATCAAGGAACTCTAGACAAGGAGATCAAGAATTTAAGAATGAGGTTTTGTTAGTAGCCAAGCTTCAACACCGCAATTTAGTTAGGCTCCTTGGATTTTGCTTGGAAGGAAATGAAAGACTTCTAATCTATGAGTTTGTGCCTAACACAAGCCTTGATCACTACATATTTG GAGGTGTTGCTCGAGGGCTTTTGTACCTACATGAGGATTCTCGACTTCGAATTATTCATCGTGACCTCAAAGCTGCCAACATTTTATTAGATGCAGAAATGAACcctaaaatttcagattttggcaTGGCAAGGATGTTTGCATTGGATCAAAGTGAAGGTAGCACTAATAGAATTGTGGGAACCTA CGGATATATGGCTCCAGAATATGCAATGTTTGGACAATTCTCAGTTAAATCGGATATCTTTAGTTTTGGTGTGTTAATACTGGAAATTGTAAGCGGCCAAAAAATTACTCGTTTCCGTGATGAAGAAAATATTGAATACCTTCTAACATTT GCATGGGAAAATTGGAGGGAGGGGACAACTTCAAATCTCATAGATCCCACATTAAGGGACGGTCCAATAGCTGAAATGATGAGATGTATTCACATCGGGCTGCTTTGTGTTCAACATAATGTTGCTGACAGACCAAACATGACTTCAGTACTTCTCATGCTTAATAGCAATTCTGTTGCTCTCCCTGCACCTACACAACCTGCAAGCTTTCTGCAGAGCAATCTTccattagccaaatccttacAACAGGGTATTAATTCCAATGTATCTAAGTATGAGGTTTCAATTACCGAGTTGTATCCCAGGTAG